ATGTTTGAATAATCAACTTCAGGATCAATGCCTTGTGACCACAAATTAATGGCCAAATTAACCAAACACACATTGCCCGTGCGCTCACCATTACCAAACAAACAACCTTCAACGCGATCCGCACCAGCCAAAATTGCTAATTCGCTACATGCTGTTCCTGTGCCACGGTCATTGTGCGGATGAACACTGATGATCGCAGATTCACGGTTGGCCAAATGTGTGTGCATCCATTCGATTTGATCCGCAAATACGTTGGGTGTCGCCACTTCGATGGTTGTTGGCAAATTCAAAATGACTTTATTGTCTGGCGTTGCACCCCACTCGGACATGACCGCTTCGCAAATTTCTTTTGAAAATTCGAGTTCAGTCATGCTGAAAGTTTCTGGTGAATACTCCAAACGCCATTGGGTTTGTGCACAGACATCTGCAGGCAACGCAGCCAAAGCGGCTTTGATGTCTTGGATGCCTTTGACCGCAATCTCAACTGTTTCGGCTTTGGTTTTGTTGTATACCACTTCACGGAACAATGGGCTGGTCGCGTTGTACACATGCACAATCGCATTTTTTGCACCCACAAGCGATTCAACAGTGCGATTAATCAAATCAGTGCGCGCTTGTGTGAGCGCCTGAATCGTCACATCATCAGGAATGCGTTTTTCTTCGATGAGCTTACGAACAAAATCAAACTCAATTTGCGAAGCTGAAGGAAAGCCAATTTCAATTTCTTTGTAACCAATTTGAACCAACAAATCAAACATTTTGAGTTTTTTATCGATGTCCATTGGGTCAATCAACGATTGATTGCCATCGCGTAAGTCGGTGGACAACCAAATAGGTGCTTTGGTCAACACATTGTTGGGCCAGCGGCGATTGGGTAAGTCGATTTGCGGGTATGGACGGTATTTTTTGGATGGGTCCATGGTTTTAAAAGTCGTATTCATTGATAAGTCCTTGGGTGCTATATTTTGTGCGGTTGTGTCACAAAAATATCTGGTTGACCAAATATGTAGGTATTACATTTTTGGAGCAGTCGCAAATGCAAAAAAACAAAAAACCTCGGCACAGCATTTGCTGGATTAAGCCGAGGTTTGATACAAAGCGGTAAAGAGTTACTTCATCGTTGTTACGCGCGCAAACGTCGGCTGACGGCTTAGTAATAAAGCAGTCAGCGCAAGTAGCAAAACGAAAGAATAAGTTAATGTGGTCATGTCCTCACTATAAAACAGAATCCTAAAAAATTCAAGCCCCTATTCCCCCTCTGCAATGTTTTGGTAGAAATTATTCATATAATCGACAACAGAAGATTTGAACTATGCATGAGCAATGCATGGTTTACAATTTACATTTGAATCATCACATCCACTGCATTTAATTTACCCATGACACCGACTGCTCCAAAAACAATTCCAACGTTAGCACCTGTTTTATATTCATTTAGACGCTGCCCTTATGCAATGCGCGCTCGCTTGGCTTTGGCCTATGCACAACAAACAACCATCATTCGAGAAATCACACTCAAAAACAAACCCCATGCCATGCTCACCCTCAGCCCCAAAGGCACCGTTCCCGTGTTGCATTTGATGGATGGAGGCGTATTGGAGGAAAGTCGGGACATCATGATGTGGGCCCTTCATGCTCATGACCCTTTTGGCTTACTGGCTGGTGATGTGTGCGAAATGCACTCTTTATTAGACAAAAATGATGGCGATTTTAAATTTTGGTTAGATCGGTACAAATACCCAGAACGTTTTTCAGCCGAGAAAACCCGTGACACCTCGTTTGCTCGTCAGAAAGCAGAGGTGTTTCTCTCAGAACTTGAACTTCGTTTAAGTCGGCAATGTTATTTGTTTGGAGAAAAAATCACACTGGCAGACATTGGCGTGATGCCTTTCGTTCGTCAATTTGCCAGTGTGGAACCAGAATGGTTTAAGCATGCACCGTATGCCGCAGTGCGACAGTGGTTAAACAATGGGTTGGCTTCACCTGTTTTTACACACATCATGGAAAAATTTAAACCGTGGCAAGAAGGCGATGCCCCTGTGTATTTGGCATTTTTATAATGCGCCCACAATACCATCATTCTTTTTACTTTGAACCTTAAAAAAACCGCTATTTTCTAAAATGAAAATGGCGGTTTTTCTGTCACGCATCATTTTAATGCATGGCAGTAAACGCTTAAAACATTGCTTAAAATCTTGATTCAGACATTATGCACGCACATCCTCAGGAATATCTTCAGGGGCAATTGCACCCGTCATGATCGCAACTGTATCAGACATGTTGATTTTTTTCGGATCAACAATCGCAGCGCGCTTACCCAAACGTTGAATGTGAATCCGATCCGCAATTTCAAACACGTGTGGCATGTTGTGGCTGATCAAAATTACAGGCAAACCACGATCACGCACACGGCGAATCAATTCAAGCACCATATTGCCCTCTTTCACGCCCAATGCCGCTGTGGGCTCGTCAAGAATCACAACGTGTTGCGCAAATGCAGCGGCACGTGACACAGCAACGCACTGACGTTGACCACCCGACAATGTTTCAACCGCTTGGGTCATGGAACGAATGCCAACTTTAAGGTCATTCATGCGTGCAACGCTTTCTGAGAGCATTTTCTTCTTGTCAATCATCTTGAAAAAACTGCCCAAAAAGCCAGGTCGCAAGATTTCACGGCCTAAAAACAAATTCTCAGCGATGGTCATTGCAGGTGCAACCGCCAATTCTTGATACACCGTTTCAATGCCACGACGGCGCGCATCGATCGGGCTTTTAAAATGAATGGTCTCGCCATCCAATTTAATCACGCCTTCATCAGGCACAATTGCACCCGACAATGCTTTAATCAACGAGGATTTACCCGCACCATTGTCGCCAATGACCGCCAAAATTTCACCCGCTTTGAGGTCAAAATCCGCGCCATCAATGGCGGTCACAGAGCCGTAACGCTTGACCAAACCGCGTGCTTGCAAAACGATGTTATCGTTTGATGAGTGAGATGTGCTCATGGCGATTAACCTTTCTTTTTGGTCATTTGATCAACGGTTACGGCAAGAATCACCAAAATACCCGTGATGAGAATTTGAAACACGGAGGGAACACCCATCAACGTCAGGCCATTGCGGAATACACCCACAATCAACACACCAATCAAAGTGCCCAAGACCAAGCCACGACCACCAAATAAACTTGTACCACCCAACACCACAGCGGTGATCGAATCCAAGTTATCGGTTTGACCCGCTTGCGGGTCGCCCACACCAAGGCGTGCAACAGACAACAAAGCTGCAATGCCATAAAACAAACCCGCCAAAGAATACACACCGAGCAATACTTTGTTGGTGGCAATACCCGTTAAACGTGCGGCTTCAGGGTTGTTACCAACGGCATAAATGTGACGTCCAGGTGAAGTGTCACGCAAGAAAATCCATGTGATGAGGTACAAAGCCAACATCAACACCGCACCATACGCCACATTGGTACCACCGATGGAGAATGTCGTGCCGAGAAACAACATCGACTGTGGGATGTCCGTTACCGTTTGACCATTTGAGTACAATTGAGTGATGGCAAACACGATGTTCAGCATACCCAAAGTCACGATGAATGCAGGTAAACGCACACGGGTCACCAACATGCCGTTGACATAGCCAATCAAAACACACACCAAAATACCCGCCAACACAGCAACTGCTGGGTTCAAACCCAATGCTGTGGCAAATTTGGTCATGATGATGGAGCCGAGCGCCATCGCCATACCACATGACAAATCAATGCCTGCGGTTAAAATGATGAGCGTTTGACCAATGGCAATCACACCAATCACCATCACCTGTTGCAAGATTAAAGAAAAATTCTGACCTGATAAAAAACGATCAGATTGAGTGGCAAAGAAAATGCACGCCCCCAGCAACGCAATAAATGCGCCCATTATGGGATTGGCGTACAAACTTTTAAGTTTTGGATTCATAATTCCCCCGATGAATGTCAAAAAAAGCGTCGCTTTTTTAGATTCTTATAATGCATCACCTAACACTGTCACTGCACTGGACACACGGTGTTCGATGGCAGAGAGGTGAGTAAAACCCAATGACTTTACCCACCCCTATTGCATGTGATGATGCTATTGCTTGAAACAATATTCCATGTATTAAAAAATAAGGAAGAGAGAGGAGTATCCTCCCCCTTCCTTAAAACACATGAAAATTATTTATTGCCCCAGCATGCGCCCAGACCGAAGGCGGAGTCTTTGCTGGTCACACCATTGACAGGCGCGTGGGCAATCAACTCAACACCAGTGTCGGTGTAACCCGATACTTTTTTACCTGTTTTAGCGTACTCAACACCCGCAGCAACGCCCATTGCAGCCATTTTCAAAGGATATTGCTGTGAAGTTGCAGCGATTTTGCCATCGGCCACATCTTTCACGCCAGCGCAACCACCATCCACTGAAACGATGACCACATTTTTCTCTTTACCAGCCGCTTGCAATGCTTTGTATGCACCAGCAGCCGCAGGTTCATTGATGGTGTACACGAGATTGATGTCAGGATTTTTTTGTAAGCAATTTTCCATCGCTGTTTGGCCTTTGGCTTGATCACCAAAGCTGTCCGCCATACACACCACTTCTGGTGTTTTAGCCAAATCATTTGATTTTGCATCCAATGATTTCAAACCAAAGCCAGCCAAGAAACCATTGTGGCGTTGCGCGCCGACCGGGTGACCAGGGAATAAATCCAAAGTGGCGATTTTAGCTGGTTTGCCATTGACGGCTGCTTTTGCATATTGACCAATCAACTCACCTGCTTTGTAGTTGTTTGTTGCAAATAAACCATCAACCGCTTCAGCTGGATCGGTTGGGCTGTCCAATGCAATCACCATCACGCCAGCATCTTGTGCTTTTTTGATGGCGGGGACGATGGCTTTTGAATCACTTGGCGTGATCAAAATGGTTTTCGCACCCGCTGCAATCATGTTTTCCATTGCGGTGACTTGACCGGCATTGTCGCCATCGGCTTTACCCGCAGCAGTCAATAATTTCGCACCTTGTTTCTTGGCTTCCTCTTCCGCGCCCTCTTTCATTTTGATGAAGAAAGGGTTGGTTTCAGTTTTTGTGATCAAACCAATGACCACTTCTTTACCTGCATCGGCTTTTGGCGCTTCAGCAGCTTTAGGTGCATCTGCTGGTTTCGCAGGTTCAGCAGGCTTTTGGCAGGCGGCTAAAGAAAAGGCCATGATGGCGGCGGCACAAGAAGCCAATGCAAATTTTGGGGTGATGTTTTGAATCTTCATTGCTGTCTCCTAAAAGGATATTGTTGGATGATTTGTTGCGTCATTGATTAATAAATCTGCGTTTACCTTAAAAGTGTGTCAAGCAAAATAGGTTCGCTGCAACTCACTTGAAACGATTATTGCATAATTTTTTTAAATGCGCAAGCGTTTGCGCAAACGCTTGCTAAAAAAAGAAAACGTTTGCTATTCCATAAATGATGTGAAAAAATGCTATCATCTCAACAGACCATCATCACGGTAAATTGACGAAATCACATCATGCAAGGCGTTGTATTTTATTTATTCAGACAAAAGGAATCATCATGCTTAAAGGTATTGA
The window above is part of the Ephemeroptericola cinctiostellae genome. Proteins encoded here:
- the leuA gene encoding 2-isopropylmalate synthase; translation: MNTTFKTMDPSKKYRPYPQIDLPNRRWPNNVLTKAPIWLSTDLRDGNQSLIDPMDIDKKLKMFDLLVQIGYKEIEIGFPSASQIEFDFVRKLIEEKRIPDDVTIQALTQARTDLINRTVESLVGAKNAIVHVYNATSPLFREVVYNKTKAETVEIAVKGIQDIKAALAALPADVCAQTQWRLEYSPETFSMTELEFSKEICEAVMSEWGATPDNKVILNLPTTIEVATPNVFADQIEWMHTHLANRESAIISVHPHNDRGTGTACSELAILAGADRVEGCLFGNGERTGNVCLVNLAINLWSQGIDPEVDYSNINEVIRIAEECTQLPVGARHPWAGELVFTAFSGSHQDAIKKGLTRQKDREAAADGDTIMWEVPYLPIDPADLGRSYEAVIRVNAQSGKGGMAYLLERDYDLTLPRLLQVEVARAVQVLADDTGRELSSEQIHEVFVEEFIERKTPVEYIDHTISHHTGVETLRAQIKVNGEDRVIEGRGNGPLSAFVQALNASLGTKFSVGHYSEHDIHSDQAGENAQAACYVQVAHADFSPAYGVGIHENIVTASLIAVVSGINRSGVVAIES
- a CDS encoding glutathione S-transferase, encoding MTPTAPKTIPTLAPVLYSFRRCPYAMRARLALAYAQQTTIIREITLKNKPHAMLTLSPKGTVPVLHLMDGGVLEESRDIMMWALHAHDPFGLLAGDVCEMHSLLDKNDGDFKFWLDRYKYPERFSAEKTRDTSFARQKAEVFLSELELRLSRQCYLFGEKITLADIGVMPFVRQFASVEPEWFKHAPYAAVRQWLNNGLASPVFTHIMEKFKPWQEGDAPVYLAFL
- a CDS encoding ATP-binding cassette domain-containing protein, encoding MSTSHSSNDNIVLQARGLVKRYGSVTAIDGADFDLKAGEILAVIGDNGAGKSSLIKALSGAIVPDEGVIKLDGETIHFKSPIDARRRGIETVYQELAVAPAMTIAENLFLGREILRPGFLGSFFKMIDKKKMLSESVARMNDLKVGIRSMTQAVETLSGGQRQCVAVSRAAAFAQHVVILDEPTAALGVKEGNMVLELIRRVRDRGLPVILISHNMPHVFEIADRIHIQRLGKRAAIVDPKKINMSDTVAIMTGAIAPEDIPEDVRA
- a CDS encoding ABC transporter permease, translating into MNPKLKSLYANPIMGAFIALLGACIFFATQSDRFLSGQNFSLILQQVMVIGVIAIGQTLIILTAGIDLSCGMAMALGSIIMTKFATALGLNPAVAVLAGILVCVLIGYVNGMLVTRVRLPAFIVTLGMLNIVFAITQLYSNGQTVTDIPQSMLFLGTTFSIGGTNVAYGAVLMLALYLITWIFLRDTSPGRHIYAVGNNPEAARLTGIATNKVLLGVYSLAGLFYGIAALLSVARLGVGDPQAGQTDNLDSITAVVLGGTSLFGGRGLVLGTLIGVLIVGVFRNGLTLMGVPSVFQILITGILVILAVTVDQMTKKKG
- a CDS encoding sugar ABC transporter substrate-binding protein, yielding MKIQNITPKFALASCAAAIMAFSLAACQKPAEPAKPADAPKAAEAPKADAGKEVVIGLITKTETNPFFIKMKEGAEEEAKKQGAKLLTAAGKADGDNAGQVTAMENMIAAGAKTILITPSDSKAIVPAIKKAQDAGVMVIALDSPTDPAEAVDGLFATNNYKAGELIGQYAKAAVNGKPAKIATLDLFPGHPVGAQRHNGFLAGFGLKSLDAKSNDLAKTPEVVCMADSFGDQAKGQTAMENCLQKNPDINLVYTINEPAAAGAYKALQAAGKEKNVVIVSVDGGCAGVKDVADGKIAATSQQYPLKMAAMGVAAGVEYAKTGKKVSGYTDTGVELIAHAPVNGVTSKDSAFGLGACWGNK